A genomic segment from Deltaproteobacteria bacterium encodes:
- a CDS encoding MlaD family protein, protein MSKKVEVKVGLFVVITSVLIIASVLYLAYSKGFFTREYIYTLSSKSGEDLTEGMPVLFSGYKIGRVETLELNDQGILLIKIRIPEQHSKWIRSNSTFSLYKPLIGSSRLIIATENLNSPALSPKTIPEIVMVNDINETIKKVQPTLAKVDKVVTNIERITANLADPQGNVNKILSHSEKLTGNLAKKDTIIEMATGTPESAKSVNESLKKIRDLLAKTDDQVYGNDGALPLVRKILKDIILKLEKINTALDNVVKISADASDSTKDLKLLRTEIDTTVNSIGKLVNDIDKILPSKKEPEIKLP, encoded by the coding sequence ATGTCGAAAAAGGTTGAAGTCAAAGTCGGATTATTTGTGGTAATCACATCGGTATTGATCATTGCGTCTGTACTATACCTGGCTTACAGCAAAGGTTTCTTTACAAGAGAATACATATATACACTCTCGTCAAAATCCGGTGAGGATCTGACCGAGGGGATGCCTGTCCTCTTTTCCGGTTATAAAATTGGAAGGGTAGAAACGTTAGAACTCAACGATCAGGGGATACTCCTTATAAAAATAAGGATACCGGAACAGCATTCAAAATGGATCAGGTCTAACAGCACTTTCAGCCTTTATAAACCCCTCATAGGTTCTTCCAGACTTATTATTGCCACGGAGAATTTGAACAGCCCGGCATTGTCGCCAAAGACTATCCCTGAGATTGTGATGGTCAATGACATCAATGAGACGATAAAAAAAGTCCAGCCTACCCTTGCAAAGGTGGATAAGGTAGTTACTAATATTGAAAGAATTACCGCAAATCTTGCTGATCCCCAGGGTAATGTTAACAAGATTTTGAGCCACTCGGAGAAACTTACAGGAAACCTGGCGAAAAAAGATACGATTATTGAGATGGCGACCGGAACCCCGGAAAGCGCTAAATCTGTCAATGAGTCCCTCAAAAAGATTAGAGATCTTCTTGCAAAAACTGATGATCAGGTTTACGGCAATGATGGCGCCCTTCCATTAGTCAGAAAAATTCTCAAGGATATTATTTTAAAGCTGGAAAAAATCAATACGGCCCTCGATAACGTAGTAAAAATCAGTGCGGATGCGTCCGATTCAACAAAGGATTTAAAATTATTGAGAACAGAGATCGATACTACAGTCAATTCAATCGGCAAGCTTGTCAATGATATTGATAAAATATTACCATCTAAAAAAGAACCGGAAATAAAACTCCCATGA